In the Salinirubrum litoreum genome, one interval contains:
- the mch gene encoding 2-methylfumaryl-CoA hydratase encodes MTDDRGPRPGDGPVIPDPTDPDTFATAYRRATVREKGNYFEDFHEGQTIRHAPGLRLTRDGAELWTSQTLNHDPAYWRTDAARERGFDEPPIHPDYLLACTMGPSVEDLSEKGGYFLGRTDVTFGTDAVYAGTDLRVESAVVDTRTSSSRPNYGIVTWETTNYDADTDEKLCGYRRTNMVPRREPATGAGEEGDISKQSTDDTTDESTDDDTTDRSESATSASEEPTRTGDGATGDRVPFLVPDGPYFEDFRDALDRADDRNRIVAYRHEHGRTMDDTLVSVLPLRTLNTARQHHDANAMADAPSGDVVAYGDVTRSIALGHARSDEATYREVGSRDETFHEFVTLGDTVYGFTRVLDATEDGAFPGESAVGTVEFEHVAVNQHDRPLYSGHRTAAIRRRDA; translated from the coding sequence ATGACTGACGACCGGGGACCGCGACCCGGTGACGGCCCGGTGATTCCGGACCCGACCGACCCCGACACGTTCGCCACGGCCTACCGCCGCGCCACAGTCCGGGAGAAGGGCAACTACTTCGAGGACTTCCACGAGGGCCAGACGATCCGACACGCTCCCGGTTTGCGACTCACCCGCGACGGCGCGGAACTGTGGACCAGCCAGACGCTGAACCACGACCCGGCCTACTGGCGGACCGACGCCGCCCGCGAGCGCGGCTTCGACGAACCCCCGATCCACCCCGACTACCTGCTGGCCTGCACGATGGGACCGAGCGTCGAGGATTTGTCCGAAAAGGGCGGCTATTTCCTCGGGCGAACCGACGTGACCTTCGGCACCGACGCGGTGTACGCCGGGACCGACCTCCGGGTCGAGTCGGCGGTGGTCGACACTAGGACCTCGTCGTCCCGCCCGAACTACGGCATCGTCACGTGGGAGACGACGAACTACGACGCCGATACCGACGAGAAACTCTGTGGCTACCGCCGGACGAACATGGTCCCGCGCCGGGAGCCTGCGACCGGCGCGGGCGAGGAGGGCGACATCTCGAAGCAGTCCACCGACGACACGACCGACGAATCCACCGACGACGACACGACCGATCGATCCGAGTCGGCGACGAGCGCGAGCGAGGAGCCGACGAGGACGGGGGACGGTGCGACCGGCGACCGAGTACCCTTCCTCGTGCCCGACGGGCCGTACTTCGAGGACTTCCGGGACGCACTCGACCGCGCCGACGACCGGAACCGAATCGTCGCCTATCGCCACGAACACGGGCGGACGATGGACGACACGCTCGTCTCGGTGCTGCCACTGCGAACACTCAACACCGCCCGCCAGCACCACGACGCGAACGCGATGGCCGACGCGCCTTCGGGTGACGTGGTGGCGTACGGTGACGTGACACGCTCCATCGCGCTCGGGCACGCGCGGTCCGACGAAGCGACCTACCGCGAAGTCGGCTCCCGCGACGAGACGTTCCACGAGTTCGTCACACTCGGCGACACGGTCTACGGCTTCACACGTGTCCTCGACGCGACCGAGGACGGGGCGTTTCCCGGAGAGTCGGCGGTCGGCACCGTCGAGTTCGAACACGTCGCCGTCAACCAGCACGACCGGCCGCTGTACTCCGGCCACAGAACCGCCGCGATCCGCAGACGAGACGCCTGA
- a CDS encoding aldolase/citrate lyase family protein: MTTRLCRTFQTAPAAVPRENTAKYLDSGLDATGFAKPDWLVPDIEDGTAPDMKSEAVENVIDRLPETDFAGEVWPRVQWGYDSPAFREAGTEQIDTLVREVGDEIDGLVIPKVGRLPDVERVAEIVAESEATYGYPTGSVEIALIVETPGAKSDLREIAALGRGPDLEPSRDDSAAPETTPDDPEPTADDRLDRLAGLIFGPVDYTAELGGREIAGERPAWESLLVDLSNEASANDILSVGGPFDRLFGERAGVRFYNGDAYAEQVTREARVGLDGSWSLHPKQTVQANRIHTPSPEELARDVDRIERFQSARAEGTGAVTVDGTMIDEATYRNFANTVETVTSIHERAPAQPEELYDEALLARALDLDTGY, translated from the coding sequence ATGACGACACGACTCTGCAGGACGTTCCAGACCGCACCGGCCGCCGTGCCCCGCGAGAACACGGCGAAGTATCTCGACTCCGGCCTCGACGCCACCGGCTTCGCCAAACCGGACTGGCTCGTGCCGGACATCGAAGACGGCACGGCCCCGGACATGAAGAGCGAGGCGGTCGAGAACGTGATCGACCGTCTGCCCGAGACCGACTTCGCCGGAGAGGTGTGGCCCCGCGTCCAGTGGGGGTACGACAGCCCCGCGTTCCGCGAGGCCGGCACCGAACAGATCGACACGCTGGTCCGCGAGGTCGGCGACGAGATAGACGGACTGGTGATCCCGAAAGTCGGCAGACTGCCGGACGTGGAGCGTGTCGCGGAGATCGTCGCCGAGAGCGAGGCGACCTACGGTTACCCCACTGGATCGGTCGAGATCGCCCTGATCGTGGAGACGCCCGGTGCGAAGTCAGATCTGCGGGAGATCGCGGCGCTCGGTCGAGGCCCCGACTTGGAGCCGTCGAGAGACGATTCGGCCGCCCCGGAGACGACGCCCGACGATCCAGAGCCGACAGCCGACGACCGCCTCGACAGACTCGCGGGGCTGATCTTCGGCCCGGTTGACTACACCGCCGAACTCGGCGGGCGTGAGATCGCGGGCGAGCGCCCGGCGTGGGAGAGTCTGCTCGTGGACCTGTCGAACGAGGCGAGTGCGAACGACATCCTCTCGGTCGGCGGGCCCTTCGACCGACTGTTCGGTGAGCGTGCTGGCGTCCGGTTCTACAACGGTGACGCCTACGCCGAGCAAGTTACGCGCGAGGCGCGGGTCGGCCTCGACGGGAGTTGGTCGCTCCACCCCAAACAGACCGTGCAGGCGAACCGCATCCACACGCCGAGTCCCGAGGAACTGGCCCGCGACGTGGACCGCATCGAGCGGTTCCAGTCGGCCCGCGCCGAGGGCACCGGCGCGGTCACGGTCGACGGGACGATGATCGACGAGGCGACCTACCGGAACTTCGCCAACACGGTCGAGACGGTGACGTCGATCCACGAACGAGCGCCCGCCCAACCCGAGGAACTGTACGACGAGGCTCTGCTCGCGCGGGCGCTGGACCTCGACACCGGCTACTGA
- a CDS encoding SRPBCC family protein, with product MPVYQRETRVRAPFDEVWSFHSKVSGLEALTPEFMHLAVEEVVGPDGERDPEILEAGSAITMSMRPFGVGPRQRWTSRITDREESPGAAMFRDVMEGGPFRRWVHTHRFFADGDETIVSDRVSYRLPLGPLGDAVGPLAVVGFEPMFRGRHRETKRVLED from the coding sequence ATGCCAGTGTACCAGCGGGAGACGCGGGTTCGCGCACCCTTCGACGAGGTCTGGTCGTTCCACTCCAAGGTGTCCGGACTGGAGGCGCTGACACCCGAGTTCATGCACCTCGCCGTCGAGGAGGTCGTCGGTCCGGACGGCGAGCGAGACCCCGAGATTCTGGAAGCCGGGTCGGCGATCACGATGTCGATGCGACCCTTCGGTGTCGGGCCGCGCCAGCGGTGGACCTCCCGGATCACCGACCGCGAGGAGTCGCCCGGTGCGGCGATGTTCCGCGACGTGATGGAGGGCGGTCCGTTCCGGCGCTGGGTCCACACGCACCGCTTCTTCGCCGACGGCGACGAGACGATCGTCTCGGATCGCGTCTCCTACCGCCTGCCGCTCGGTCCACTCGGTGACGCGGTCGGGCCCCTCGCGGTCGTCGGCTTCGAGCCGATGTTCCGGGGTCGCCACCGCGAGACGAAACGAGTGCTGGAGGACTGA
- a CDS encoding SDR family oxidoreductase, which produces MKPDTVLITGCSSGIGRATARAFLDEDWIVYATARNPADIETLGEAGCELATLDVTDQGDVERVVDRIVDEEGKLDCLVNNAGYAQFGPTEDVPTEVLDRQFEVNVNGPHRLTRAVLPHMREQESGTIVNVSSVAGRIAFPGSGAYCGSKFALEAMTDALRNEVSEYGIDAVLVEPGPVETQFTDRADDQLDELERSGAYESLYSLFEDSEALGGGGPGAISPARVAEDILDAASSTKPPARYPSGTVAQIAVLGRFLPDVVQDSIWRFLKRLV; this is translated from the coding sequence GTGAAACCCGACACCGTCCTCATCACCGGCTGTTCGTCCGGGATCGGCCGTGCGACGGCGCGCGCCTTCCTCGACGAGGACTGGATCGTCTACGCGACGGCTCGCAACCCAGCCGACATCGAGACGCTCGGCGAGGCTGGCTGTGAACTCGCCACGCTCGACGTGACCGATCAGGGCGACGTGGAGCGCGTCGTGGACCGCATCGTCGACGAGGAGGGGAAACTCGACTGCCTCGTGAACAACGCGGGCTACGCGCAGTTCGGCCCGACCGAGGACGTCCCGACCGAGGTCCTCGACCGGCAGTTCGAGGTGAACGTCAACGGGCCACACCGCCTGACGCGGGCGGTCCTGCCGCACATGCGCGAACAGGAGTCCGGGACCATCGTCAACGTCTCCTCGGTCGCGGGTCGGATCGCGTTCCCCGGAAGCGGCGCGTACTGCGGGTCGAAGTTCGCCCTCGAAGCGATGACCGACGCGCTCAGAAACGAGGTGTCGGAGTACGGCATCGACGCGGTACTCGTCGAACCGGGGCCGGTCGAGACGCAGTTCACCGACCGCGCGGACGACCAGTTGGACGAACTGGAACGCTCCGGTGCGTACGAGAGCCTCTACAGTCTGTTCGAGGACAGCGAGGCTCTCGGTGGCGGCGGCCCGGGTGCAATCTCCCCGGCGCGCGTCGCAGAGGACATCCTCGACGCGGCGAGTTCGACGAAGCCCCCGGCCCGGTATCCGAGCGGGACCGTGGCACAGATCGCGGTGCTCGGCCGGTTCCTGCCCGACGTGGTGCAGGACTCGATCTGGCGGTTCCTGAAACGACTGGTGTGA
- a CDS encoding endonuclease V, with translation MEPVRPEFAPDPDLSRDEMEALQHDVADAAEFTDSFDFAPTDVTANHVPPETVTGVNETLSTGGPDAGDDDTESGGIGAASDSERPLIAGVDQAFLDDHAVSAVVLLRGSTVVDRVYAVTELSTPYIPGLLSFREGGPIIDALSAVERDPDLLVFDGSGRIHYRQAGLATHMGVVFDTPSVGVAKNLLCGTPAESVTDRPAGWRTPIHADADVNADPGTVIGHAYQSRQYDTNRTINPLYVSPGHRVSAETTVELVAAVGGKYKLPEPTRLADAYADEVKRDLSE, from the coding sequence ATGGAGCCGGTTCGTCCCGAGTTCGCCCCCGACCCCGACCTGAGCCGCGACGAGATGGAGGCACTCCAACACGACGTCGCCGACGCGGCCGAGTTCACCGATTCGTTCGACTTCGCTCCGACAGACGTGACGGCGAACCACGTGCCGCCGGAGACCGTGACGGGCGTGAACGAGACGCTGTCGACCGGCGGTCCGGACGCTGGTGACGACGACACCGAGTCGGGTGGGATCGGTGCGGCCTCCGACAGCGAGCGGCCGCTGATCGCCGGCGTGGATCAGGCGTTTCTGGACGACCACGCCGTCAGCGCGGTGGTGCTCCTGCGCGGGAGTACGGTCGTGGATCGGGTCTACGCCGTCACCGAACTGTCGACGCCGTACATCCCCGGTCTGCTGTCCTTCCGCGAGGGTGGGCCGATCATCGACGCACTGTCGGCGGTCGAGCGCGATCCGGACCTGCTCGTCTTCGACGGGAGTGGCCGCATCCACTACCGGCAGGCCGGACTGGCGACGCACATGGGCGTCGTGTTCGACACGCCGAGCGTCGGGGTGGCGAAGAACCTGCTGTGCGGGACGCCGGCCGAGTCGGTGACCGACCGACCGGCGGGGTGGCGGACGCCGATCCACGCGGACGCCGACGTGAACGCCGACCCCGGCACCGTGATCGGACACGCCTACCAGTCCCGGCAGTACGACACGAACCGGACGATCAACCCGCTGTACGTCAGTCCCGGCCACCGTGTCTCGGCGGAGACGACGGTGGAACTCGTCGCGGCCGTCGGCGGCAAGTACAAACTCCCGGAGCCGACGCGACTCGCGGACGCCTACGCCGACGAAGTGAAGCGGGACCTGAGTGAGTGA
- a CDS encoding rhomboid family intramembrane serine protease, protein MAECDVCGSHEELPYQCRRCGNTFCAEHRLPENHECPGLNQWNDPSGVFDSGFDDSVDNRGGGGSLTDRITGTGGVMGYFRGNVTFLFLGLMWITFLLQYFVFPFLLGAQPTSGLWNTVFVLSPQNPTPAYAWTWLTSIFSHGGFVHIGINSIVLYFFGPVVERRLGSKRFAALFLVAGAFAGFAQLGVGAALGEFVPGVLGASGAIMALMGVLTVLNPGMRVYLYFIIPMPLWVLTIGFAGFSVLAGLGYLGGVGSLGGGGVAHFAHLGGLVIGLVYGERVKGEARAPENLRFGNQRGGGRGPF, encoded by the coding sequence ATGGCCGAATGCGACGTGTGCGGCAGTCACGAGGAACTGCCGTACCAGTGTCGGCGGTGCGGCAACACGTTCTGTGCCGAGCACCGCCTCCCGGAGAACCACGAGTGTCCGGGGCTGAACCAGTGGAACGACCCCTCCGGCGTCTTCGACAGCGGCTTCGACGACAGCGTGGACAACCGGGGCGGCGGCGGGAGCCTCACCGACCGGATCACCGGCACCGGCGGCGTGATGGGCTACTTCCGGGGCAACGTGACGTTCCTGTTCCTCGGACTGATGTGGATCACCTTCCTCCTGCAGTACTTCGTCTTCCCGTTCCTGCTGGGCGCTCAGCCCACCTCCGGACTCTGGAACACCGTCTTCGTCCTCTCGCCGCAGAACCCCACGCCGGCGTACGCGTGGACGTGGCTCACGTCCATCTTCTCGCACGGGGGCTTCGTCCACATCGGGATCAACAGCATCGTGCTGTACTTCTTCGGGCCGGTCGTCGAGCGCCGACTCGGCTCGAAGCGCTTCGCCGCGCTGTTTCTCGTCGCGGGCGCGTTCGCCGGCTTCGCCCAACTCGGCGTCGGGGCCGCCCTCGGCGAGTTCGTGCCGGGCGTCCTCGGCGCGAGTGGGGCGATCATGGCCCTGATGGGCGTACTCACCGTCCTGAATCCGGGGATGCGCGTCTACCTCTACTTCATCATCCCGATGCCGCTGTGGGTGCTGACCATCGGCTTTGCCGGGTTCAGCGTGCTCGCCGGACTCGGCTACCTCGGCGGTGTCGGCTCGCTGGGCGGTGGTGGGGTCGCGCACTTCGCCCATCTCGGGGGGCTGGTGATCGGACTCGTCTACGGCGAGCGTGTGAAAGGCGAAGCCCGTGCGCCCGAGAACCTCCGATTCGGCAACCAGCGCGGCGGCGGCCGAGGGCCGTTCTGA
- the gatD gene encoding Glu-tRNA(Gln) amidotransferase subunit GatD, translated as MNAGDRVRVERGDVTNEGVLLPSTTADHLVVKLDGGYNVGIDRADADVEILESDVYDVGGEDGEDTRSEIDFDDDLPTIALISTGGTIASTVDYRTGAVTAQFDAEDVLRAVPDLAGRANYRGRVVANILSENMDPDIWQDLARAVSEEIEAGADGVVVMHGTDTMQYSASALSMMLDTPVPIVFTGSQRSADRPSSDNVMNAVCAVEAAKADAAEVMLCMHGSESDDYCSLHRGTRVRKNHTSRRNAFETVGAEPLGRVDYDTEDVSFRREYAERGAADLAIHPDLADDVELVKFTPGMDPAALDYLDGKSGVVIEGTGLGHVHTDLIPRFAELVEDGTTVVMTSQCLEGRVCDRVYDTGRDLLEAGVVEAGDTLPETAKVKLMWVLANTDAPAEAMGEDLVGELQSRSVPWT; from the coding sequence ATGAACGCAGGGGACCGCGTCCGCGTCGAACGCGGGGACGTGACCAACGAGGGCGTACTGTTACCCTCCACGACGGCCGACCACCTCGTCGTCAAACTCGACGGGGGGTACAACGTCGGCATCGACCGGGCCGACGCCGACGTGGAGATTCTCGAGTCCGACGTGTACGACGTGGGCGGCGAGGACGGCGAGGACACGAGAAGCGAGATCGACTTCGACGACGACCTGCCGACCATCGCGCTCATCTCCACCGGCGGCACCATCGCCTCCACCGTGGACTACCGCACCGGCGCGGTCACGGCGCAGTTCGACGCCGAGGACGTGCTCCGGGCGGTCCCGGACCTCGCGGGCCGGGCGAACTACCGGGGTCGCGTCGTCGCCAACATCCTCTCGGAGAACATGGACCCCGACATCTGGCAGGACCTCGCACGGGCGGTCTCCGAGGAGATCGAGGCCGGCGCGGACGGCGTGGTCGTGATGCACGGCACCGACACGATGCAGTACAGCGCCTCCGCGCTGTCGATGATGCTCGACACGCCGGTTCCCATCGTCTTCACCGGGAGCCAGCGCTCTGCCGACCGCCCCTCCTCGGACAACGTGATGAACGCGGTCTGTGCGGTGGAAGCCGCGAAGGCCGACGCCGCCGAGGTGATGCTCTGTATGCACGGCTCCGAGAGCGACGACTACTGTTCGCTCCACCGGGGTACCCGCGTCCGGAAGAACCACACCTCCCGCCGGAACGCCTTCGAGACGGTCGGTGCCGAACCGCTCGGCCGCGTGGACTACGACACCGAGGACGTCTCCTTCCGGCGCGAATACGCCGAACGCGGCGCGGCCGACCTGGCGATCCACCCGGACCTCGCAGACGACGTGGAACTCGTGAAGTTCACGCCGGGGATGGACCCAGCCGCGCTGGACTACCTCGACGGGAAGTCCGGCGTCGTCATCGAGGGGACCGGGCTCGGCCACGTCCACACGGACCTCATCCCGCGCTTCGCCGAACTCGTCGAGGACGGGACGACGGTCGTCATGACCAGTCAGTGTCTCGAAGGGCGGGTCTGTGACCGGGTGTACGACACCGGTCGGGATCTGCTAGAGGCCGGTGTCGTGGAGGCGGGCGACACCCTCCCGGAGACGGCGAAGGTGAAGCTGATGTGGGTGCTGGCGAACACCGACGCCCCCGCCGAGGCGATGGGCGAGGACCTCGTCGGCGAACTCCAGTCGCGGTCGGTGCCGTGGACCTGA
- a CDS encoding GNAT family N-acetyltransferase, translated as MSDADDPSGDTAEITVRQATPDDYEAVAGFTRHTWQERGVSDYIPDIYHEWIAGDGPTQRTFVLDAGDDLAGICQGVLLSEHEAWAQGMRVNTDFRGQGVSLDLSRALFDWAREQGATVCRNMVFSWNVAGLGQSRAAGFGPGTEFRWAQPTPDPDADPALQITTEADAGWAFWSGSDARSHLRGLALDDEETWALSELTRERLHAAADDDRLFVVQDGGTRGLSYRNRTYEREQETDEGTETLTWAEYAVGAWADPEAARALYRAVARDAAEVGADRTRVLIPEGVRWVSDTAVSRVGVSEEPDFVMQADLTDPAVADN; from the coding sequence ATGAGCGACGCCGACGACCCGTCCGGCGACACGGCGGAGATCACGGTCCGTCAGGCAACGCCGGACGACTACGAGGCGGTCGCCGGCTTCACCCGGCACACGTGGCAGGAGCGCGGCGTCAGCGACTACATCCCGGACATCTACCACGAGTGGATCGCGGGCGACGGCCCGACCCAGCGCACCTTCGTCCTCGACGCCGGCGACGACCTCGCGGGCATCTGTCAGGGCGTCCTGCTCTCCGAGCACGAGGCGTGGGCACAGGGGATGCGCGTCAACACCGACTTCCGGGGGCAGGGCGTCTCGCTGGACCTCTCCCGGGCGCTGTTCGACTGGGCGCGCGAGCAGGGGGCGACGGTCTGCCGGAACATGGTGTTCTCGTGGAACGTCGCCGGTCTCGGCCAGTCTCGCGCCGCCGGCTTCGGTCCCGGCACGGAGTTCCGGTGGGCACAGCCGACGCCCGACCCGGACGCCGACCCCGCCCTGCAGATCACGACCGAAGCCGACGCCGGGTGGGCGTTCTGGTCGGGGAGCGACGCACGGAGCCACCTGCGCGGACTCGCGCTGGACGACGAGGAGACGTGGGCGCTGTCGGAACTCACCCGCGAGCGACTCCACGCGGCGGCCGACGACGACCGCCTGTTCGTCGTACAAGACGGGGGGACGCGCGGACTCTCCTACCGCAACCGGACCTACGAACGCGAACAGGAGACCGACGAGGGGACGGAGACGCTCACGTGGGCGGAGTACGCGGTCGGCGCGTGGGCCGATCCGGAGGCGGCACGAGCACTCTACCGGGCGGTCGCGCGGGACGCGGCCGAAGTCGGTGCCGACCGGACCCGAGTCCTGATCCCCGAAGGTGTCCGGTGGGTCTCGGACACGGCCGTCTCGCGGGTCGGCGTCTCGGAGGAACCGGACTTCGTGATGCAGGCCGATCTGACCGATCCGGCGGTCGCCGACAACTGA
- a CDS encoding TVP38/TMEM64 family protein — translation MRRRHRLALGLVVPACVVALALLVGPAVALDRLDALTAEPLLFAGALLAVAVVRPLLAWPTTLLAVAVGYAFGPAGLPFALLLIVVSSVPTFLFARSVGAESRLADAGRRAVDATGGVRGVTASRLAPAPSDVVSAGAGVAGVSLPTFVVGTAIGELPWAVAGVLAGDSMEALTADSLAGVVDLRLLVAVGLVGALLLAGPVYRHLRGSPAEE, via the coding sequence ATGCGTCGACGACACCGGCTCGCGCTCGGACTCGTCGTGCCGGCCTGTGTCGTCGCCCTCGCACTTCTCGTCGGTCCGGCTGTCGCCCTCGACAGACTCGACGCGCTCACCGCCGAGCCACTGCTGTTCGCCGGGGCGCTCCTCGCAGTCGCCGTGGTCCGCCCACTGCTCGCATGGCCGACGACCCTGCTCGCGGTCGCCGTGGGCTACGCCTTCGGTCCCGCCGGCCTCCCCTTCGCACTCCTGTTGATCGTCGTCTCCAGCGTCCCGACGTTCCTCTTCGCTCGCTCCGTGGGTGCAGAGAGTCGACTCGCCGACGCGGGCCGCCGGGCGGTCGACGCGACCGGCGGTGTCCGCGGCGTGACTGCCAGTCGCCTCGCACCGGCCCCCTCCGACGTGGTGTCTGCCGGGGCCGGCGTCGCCGGCGTCTCGCTCCCGACGTTCGTCGTCGGGACCGCTATCGGCGAACTCCCGTGGGCCGTCGCGGGCGTGCTCGCGGGCGACTCGATGGAGGCGCTGACCGCCGACTCGCTGGCCGGTGTCGTCGACCTGCGACTGCTCGTCGCGGTCGGACTCGTCGGAGCACTGCTGCTCGCCGGACCGGTCTACCGGCACCTGCGCGGATCGCCCGCAGAAGAGTGA
- a CDS encoding EamA family transporter — protein sequence MNYLPWALLALAAYTLVAPLMSIATTGDVKIPSNVAALISNSMLVVATLAVILYTGQDAGAYLTHPKAKYVYVAGICLAVGILAYYRALSLGPVSVVAPVFGMFLVTSSALGIVFLNESLTARKAAGIGLAIVAVYLVSVE from the coding sequence ATGAACTACCTCCCGTGGGCACTGCTCGCGCTGGCCGCCTACACACTCGTCGCGCCGCTGATGAGTATCGCCACGACCGGGGACGTGAAGATTCCGAGCAACGTCGCCGCGCTGATCTCGAACAGCATGCTCGTCGTCGCCACACTCGCCGTCATCCTCTACACCGGGCAGGACGCCGGGGCGTACCTCACCCACCCGAAGGCGAAGTACGTCTACGTCGCCGGCATCTGCCTCGCGGTCGGCATCCTCGCGTACTACCGGGCGCTGTCGCTCGGTCCCGTCAGCGTCGTCGCCCCCGTCTTCGGGATGTTCCTCGTCACCAGTTCCGCACTCGGTATCGTCTTCCTGAACGAGAGTCTGACCGCCAGAAAAGCCGCCGGCATCGGTCTCGCTATCGTCGCCGTCTACCTCGTCTCGGTGGAGTGA
- a CDS encoding NAD(P)-dependent alcohol dehydrogenase, with the protein MQAARLHAYTDDMSEALRIDEIDRPEITRSDGIVVEVQGAGWCQTDNHIVEGMWTDYVEQTLPMTLGHENAGVVAETGPEVHTVSEGDQVICHPVMTCGTCRPCRLGEDMYCENLDFPGLTTDGGFAEYLLTSERAVIPLPDDVDPIDIAPHADAGITAYHASKKAVAELNPGDTAVVIGVGGLGHIGLQCLRADSAADIVAVDVKDAALDLAEDLGADYTVNSATDDVAAEIADYTDEVGAQQVVDFVGRDDTTALAPDIVAAGGDHHIVGYGGHIHEPSQSLVDGEFSYRGTLVGKYSELQELVALVERGDVDLLTSRYTLDQINEVAERLEHGEIEGRAVITP; encoded by the coding sequence ATGCAAGCCGCGAGACTCCACGCGTACACCGACGACATGAGCGAGGCACTGCGCATCGACGAGATCGACCGTCCCGAGATCACACGCTCCGACGGCATCGTCGTCGAAGTCCAGGGGGCGGGGTGGTGTCAGACGGACAACCACATCGTCGAGGGGATGTGGACCGACTACGTCGAGCAGACACTGCCGATGACACTCGGCCACGAGAACGCGGGCGTCGTCGCCGAGACCGGCCCGGAGGTCCACACCGTCTCCGAGGGCGATCAGGTGATCTGTCACCCGGTGATGACCTGCGGCACCTGCCGCCCCTGCCGACTCGGCGAGGACATGTACTGTGAGAACCTCGACTTCCCCGGCCTGACGACCGACGGCGGCTTCGCCGAGTACCTGCTCACGAGCGAGCGTGCCGTCATCCCGCTCCCAGACGACGTAGACCCGATCGACATCGCGCCGCACGCCGACGCCGGGATCACCGCCTATCACGCCAGCAAGAAGGCCGTCGCGGAACTGAACCCCGGCGACACGGCGGTCGTCATCGGCGTCGGCGGACTCGGCCACATCGGCCTCCAGTGTCTCCGGGCCGACAGCGCCGCCGACATCGTGGCGGTGGACGTGAAAGACGCCGCCCTGGATCTGGCCGAGGACCTCGGTGCCGACTACACCGTCAACTCCGCGACCGACGACGTGGCGGCGGAGATCGCGGACTACACCGACGAGGTGGGTGCCCAGCAGGTCGTAGACTTCGTCGGCCGGGACGACACCACCGCGCTCGCGCCGGACATCGTGGCGGCCGGCGGCGACCACCACATCGTCGGCTACGGCGGCCACATCCACGAGCCGTCTCAATCGCTCGTGGACGGCGAGTTCTCCTACCGGGGGACGCTGGTCGGCAAGTACAGCGAACTCCAGGAACTCGTCGCACTCGTGGAGCGTGGCGACGTCGACCTACTCACCTCCCGGTACACGCTGGACCAGATCAACGAGGTCGCAGAGAGACTGGAACACGGCGAGATCGAGGGGCGCGCGGTCATCACGCCCTGA
- a CDS encoding thioredoxin family protein has translation MVAAESLRIVDENEEAPSFELPGTDGETYTLDSFADNDALLIVFTCNHCPYAKAKEGALNAIAADYDDVAVVGINPNDAEQYPDDSGEKMREYVESGRIAFDAYLRDESQSVAAAYGAVCTPDPFLFRNDDGTFRLAYHGRLDDALNPDADPSGEPGFEMRRAIDSVLAGESVALDWHASRGCSIKWREGNEPDYWDDL, from the coding sequence ATGGTAGCCGCAGAGAGTCTCCGGATCGTCGACGAGAACGAGGAGGCACCGAGTTTCGAACTCCCGGGCACCGACGGCGAGACGTACACACTCGACAGTTTCGCCGACAACGACGCCCTGTTGATCGTCTTCACCTGTAACCACTGTCCCTACGCGAAGGCCAAAGAGGGTGCGCTGAACGCGATCGCCGCCGACTACGACGACGTGGCGGTCGTCGGCATCAACCCGAACGACGCCGAGCAGTACCCCGACGACTCCGGCGAGAAGATGCGGGAGTACGTCGAGTCCGGCCGGATCGCGTTCGACGCGTACCTCCGCGACGAGTCGCAGTCGGTCGCGGCCGCCTACGGTGCGGTCTGCACGCCCGACCCGTTCCTGTTCCGCAACGACGACGGGACGTTCCGACTGGCCTACCACGGTCGACTGGACGACGCGCTGAACCCCGACGCCGACCCTTCGGGCGAACCGGGCTTCGAGATGCGGCGGGCCATCGACAGCGTCCTCGCGGGCGAGTCGGTCGCTCTGGACTGGCACGCCTCGCGTGGCTGTTCGATCAAGTGGCGAGAGGGGAACGAACCGGACTACTGGGACGACCTCTGA
- a CDS encoding DUF6757 family protein, with the protein MRCHYCERDAAYAAEKDGIKVGLCEEHFRERVEALAESDELEALREQIDVDRAE; encoded by the coding sequence ATGCGCTGTCACTACTGCGAGCGCGATGCCGCCTACGCCGCCGAGAAAGACGGCATCAAAGTCGGTCTCTGTGAAGAACACTTCCGCGAGCGCGTCGAAGCCCTCGCAGAGTCCGACGAACTCGAAGCCCTCCGGGAACAGATCGACGTAGACCGAGCCGAGTAG